The Methylobacterium currus genome contains a region encoding:
- a CDS encoding AsmA-like C-terminal region-containing protein — protein MRDILTALAGLVILILAAALVAPPFIPWESYRGSFDAALGRSLGVEARSDGRLEVRLLPSPRLRVDHLRLATGRDRPSLDARFVKAEIALTPLLSGEIRFTETRIGRGEVTLPMTEAGRFLPPPALDEGQDFAGRDLAVEDLRVAQLLVTTRVAATGRTDQVYAEDVRLAAPRLAGPWRAEGSVEAVPFRLTTGAPGPDGTVPVKLGAGGDTVPRLDLDARVSLSGSPEGGGVPEASGTARLVVGPPAQAAGAALPVSVQGGFKAKGRLATFESLTVEVPGEAPLRVTGRGSLDLAAARATMSLEARRLDLDGFLMSATGQALLGRGLSPASLPGTLTLDVAVDSLTLAREEWTGASLSATLRPSGAVALRRLAGTAAGGMALALGGDVTPSGGFSGHAAVDAPASDRLARLLDRLGLHGPLAGLLDGRPFSAEADVAAALPVLSLRNARVALGPAKITGSARYSPAGPDQARPRFDAQIIADGLDVAELPPMRGAVAALQDHDVGLTLLARDLRYGPTGTRTGEIAASLQSEGAALRLDSLEVRDLAGARASLSGRIGADGAGRITGRVSAPVAAPLIDLVSRTFVDEARLLPGFLRDGPVALDVTLERDSGPEEGRLRGQARGSAAGGRLGLSLAARAGRLDDLDARLDGVASGRWLGRPDGQALLPALAMPASLHIAGRRRDAKGSEATRPEATRNEATGPEGTGPLSLTLDAEIAGAALATTRPLVLPVSGPLQDGALTLATPDLRPVAGLLGPGPGTALPDPVPARLNLAFGRAGDAPRLVVTGTLAGAAVDATLTRPAGGEITGSVSLERLSLPWLAGALMLNPGAAAGPDAWSTARFGPAPALPVTGQVAMTVRRLDLGRGLAAEWARFDLGLGRDGLAFRDFAAGLAGGQLAGSATLARQGAQATLSAEGSLTAASLPALTGGDAVKGQTTLRLRLGAAGDSPAGLVANLAGSGGLELAGLTLRDLDPAAVQRALTRLLAEEDPLRAGRVERVVSEELDRGPLELAGPVSVPASVVGGVLRTGSLTLDPGPATWTGLVQVDATRWRLDARGTLTATATPRAWTAPAPTLGLALVGPLARPQRELDLVPLSNVLAAVVLQRELDKIETVEADRNELARRRSRLEMDRARAAEEARQARQRAEDAAKAAEAARAVEAARAAEAARAAEAARQKAEEEARRQSGGAPETGSP, from the coding sequence GTGCGCGACATCCTGACCGCCCTGGCGGGCCTCGTCATCCTGATCCTCGCCGCGGCCCTGGTCGCGCCGCCCTTCATCCCGTGGGAATCCTACCGCGGCAGCTTCGACGCGGCGCTCGGCCGCTCCCTCGGGGTCGAGGCCCGCAGCGATGGCCGCCTCGAGGTGCGCCTGCTGCCCTCGCCGCGCCTGCGGGTCGACCACCTGCGGCTCGCGACCGGGCGGGACCGGCCGTCCCTCGACGCGCGCTTCGTCAAGGCCGAGATCGCCCTCACCCCGCTCCTCTCCGGCGAGATCCGCTTCACCGAGACCCGGATCGGCCGCGGCGAGGTCACCCTGCCGATGACCGAGGCCGGCCGCTTCCTGCCGCCGCCGGCCCTCGACGAGGGCCAGGATTTCGCGGGCCGGGATTTGGCCGTCGAGGACCTGCGCGTCGCCCAGCTCCTCGTCACCACCCGGGTGGCGGCGACCGGACGCACCGACCAGGTCTATGCCGAGGATGTCCGGCTCGCCGCGCCGCGCCTCGCCGGTCCGTGGCGGGCGGAAGGCAGCGTCGAGGCGGTGCCGTTCCGCCTCACCACCGGCGCGCCCGGGCCGGACGGGACGGTGCCGGTGAAGCTCGGAGCCGGCGGCGACACGGTGCCCCGGCTCGATCTCGACGCCCGGGTGAGCCTGTCGGGCAGCCCGGAGGGCGGCGGGGTGCCGGAGGCGAGCGGCACGGCCCGCCTGGTGGTGGGACCGCCGGCCCAGGCCGCGGGCGCCGCGCTGCCGGTCTCGGTGCAGGGCGGATTCAAGGCGAAGGGCCGGCTCGCCACCTTCGAGTCCTTGACCGTCGAGGTGCCGGGCGAGGCGCCCCTGCGCGTCACCGGCCGTGGCAGCCTCGACCTCGCGGCGGCCCGGGCGACGATGAGCCTGGAGGCCCGCCGCCTCGACCTCGACGGCTTCCTGATGAGCGCCACCGGTCAGGCCCTGCTCGGCCGGGGCCTGTCGCCCGCGTCGCTGCCCGGCACCCTGACGCTCGACGTCGCGGTCGACAGTCTGACCCTCGCCCGCGAGGAGTGGACCGGCGCATCCTTGAGCGCCACCTTGCGCCCGTCCGGCGCCGTCGCCCTGCGGCGGCTCGCCGGCACGGCCGCCGGCGGGATGGCGCTCGCGCTCGGCGGCGACGTGACGCCGAGCGGCGGGTTCTCCGGCCATGCCGCGGTCGACGCGCCGGCCTCGGACCGGCTCGCCCGCCTCCTCGACCGGCTCGGCCTGCACGGCCCGCTCGCCGGCCTTCTCGACGGTCGTCCCTTCTCGGCCGAGGCCGACGTGGCGGCGGCCCTGCCGGTGCTCTCGCTGCGCAACGCCCGGGTGGCCCTGGGCCCCGCGAAGATCACCGGCAGCGCCCGCTACAGCCCGGCCGGGCCGGACCAGGCCCGCCCGCGCTTCGATGCCCAGATCATCGCCGATGGGCTCGACGTGGCGGAGCTGCCGCCGATGCGCGGCGCCGTCGCGGCGCTCCAGGACCACGATGTCGGGCTGACCCTGCTCGCCCGCGACCTGCGCTACGGCCCGACCGGGACGCGCACCGGCGAGATCGCCGCCAGCCTGCAATCCGAGGGCGCCGCGCTTCGCCTCGACAGCCTGGAGGTGCGCGACCTCGCCGGGGCCAGGGCCAGCCTCTCGGGCCGGATCGGCGCCGACGGCGCCGGGCGCATCACCGGGCGGGTGAGCGCCCCGGTGGCCGCCCCCCTGATCGATCTCGTCTCGCGCACCTTCGTGGACGAGGCGCGGCTGCTGCCGGGTTTCCTGCGCGACGGCCCGGTCGCCCTCGACGTGACGCTGGAGCGGGATTCCGGGCCCGAGGAAGGCCGCCTGCGCGGCCAGGCCCGCGGCAGCGCCGCCGGCGGCCGGCTCGGCCTGTCGCTGGCCGCCCGGGCCGGGCGGCTCGACGACCTGGATGCCCGTCTCGACGGCGTGGCCTCCGGCCGCTGGCTCGGCCGCCCGGATGGTCAGGCCCTCTTGCCGGCCCTGGCGATGCCGGCGAGCCTGCACATCGCCGGGCGCAGGCGCGATGCGAAGGGGTCCGAGGCGACCAGGCCCGAGGCGACCCGGAACGAGGCGACCGGGCCCGAGGGGACCGGGCCACTGAGCCTGACCCTCGACGCCGAGATCGCCGGGGCTGCCCTGGCCACCACCCGCCCGCTGGTGCTGCCGGTCTCGGGCCCGCTCCAGGACGGGGCGCTCACCCTCGCCACGCCCGACCTGCGGCCGGTGGCCGGCCTCCTCGGCCCCGGTCCCGGCACCGCCCTGCCGGACCCGGTGCCGGCGCGGCTGAACCTCGCCTTCGGCCGCGCCGGCGACGCCCCGCGCCTCGTCGTGACCGGCACCCTCGCCGGCGCGGCGGTCGACGCGACGCTGACCCGGCCGGCGGGCGGCGAGATCACCGGCAGCGTCTCGCTCGAGCGGCTCTCCCTGCCCTGGCTCGCCGGGGCGCTGATGCTGAATCCGGGGGCGGCGGCCGGCCCCGATGCATGGTCCACCGCCCGCTTCGGCCCCGCCCCCGCCCTGCCCGTCACCGGGCAAGTCGCGATGACGGTGCGGCGGCTCGATCTCGGCCGCGGCCTCGCGGCGGAATGGGCGCGGTTCGATCTCGGGCTCGGACGCGACGGCTTGGCCTTTCGCGATTTCGCCGCCGGCCTCGCGGGCGGGCAGCTCGCCGGCAGCGCCACCCTGGCGCGCCAGGGCGCCCAGGCGACGCTCTCCGCGGAGGGCAGCCTGACGGCGGCGTCGCTTCCGGCCCTCACCGGCGGCGACGCGGTCAAGGGTCAGACGACCTTGCGGCTACGCCTCGGCGCGGCGGGGGACAGCCCGGCCGGCCTCGTCGCCAACCTCGCCGGCAGCGGCGGCCTGGAACTCGCCGGGCTCACCCTCCGCGACCTCGATCCGGCGGCCGTGCAGCGCGCCCTGACCCGGCTCCTCGCCGAGGAGGATCCGCTGCGGGCCGGCCGCGTCGAGCGGGTGGTGTCGGAGGAGCTCGACCGCGGGCCCCTGGAACTGGCCGGGCCCGTCTCGGTGCCGGCCTCGGTGGTCGGCGGCGTGCTGCGCACCGGGAGCCTCACCCTCGATCCCGGCCCCGCCACCTGGACCGGCCTGGTTCAGGTCGACGCGACGCGCTGGCGCCTCGATGCCCGCGGCACGCTCACCGCCACCGCGACGCCCCGGGCCTGGACGGCGCCGGCGCCGACCCTCGGCCTCGCCCTCGTCGGCCCGCTGGCCCGGCCGCAGCGCGAACTCGACCTCGTCCCGCTCAGCAACGTGCTGGCGGCCGTGGTGCTCCAGCGCGAACTCGACAAGATCGAGACCGTCGAGGCCGACCGCAACGAGCTTGCCCGCCGCCGCAGCCGCCTGGAGATGGACCGCGCGCGGGCGGCCGAGGAAGCCCGGCAGGCCAGGCAGCGGGCAGAGGATGCGGCCAAGGCCGCCGAGGCCGCGCGGGCGGTGGAAGCGGCTCGGGCGGCGGAAGCGGCGCGCGCTGCGGAGGCGGCGCGCCAGAAGGCCGAGGAGGAGGCGCGCCGCCAGAGCGGCGGTGCCCCGGAAACGGGCAGTCCGTGA
- a CDS encoding HD-GYP domain-containing protein, protein MPWETLRHAKTLGATACMPAYLPPETVVAALANQVGIIAGNAEKAVSRGVVRAGEALNGLMAEARAGQPVRMGAVEAGLGPILTAVQEGGLARWLDTVWTHDDATYQHCLLVAGLAAQFALHLGFRHEDQFRFVRAALIHDVGKARIPLEILNKPGRLDPDELAVMRTHAAIGHEVLRAGGECDPVTLSAVRHHHEMLDGSGYPDGLVGDQIGDMVRLLTICDIYAALTERRPYKSPMPMADAMAILAAMDGKLEMRLVESFGDAMAAAV, encoded by the coding sequence TTGCCCTGGGAGACCCTGCGCCACGCCAAGACCCTCGGGGCGACGGCGTGCATGCCCGCCTACCTGCCGCCCGAGACCGTCGTGGCGGCCTTGGCCAATCAGGTCGGGATCATCGCCGGCAACGCCGAGAAGGCGGTGAGCCGGGGCGTGGTCCGGGCGGGGGAGGCGCTGAACGGGCTCATGGCCGAGGCCCGGGCCGGCCAGCCGGTCCGCATGGGCGCCGTCGAGGCCGGGCTGGGCCCGATCCTCACCGCGGTGCAGGAGGGCGGCCTCGCCCGCTGGCTCGACACGGTCTGGACCCACGACGACGCCACCTACCAGCATTGCCTGCTGGTGGCCGGCCTGGCCGCGCAATTCGCCCTGCATCTCGGCTTCCGGCACGAGGACCAGTTCCGCTTCGTGCGCGCCGCTTTGATCCACGACGTCGGCAAGGCCCGCATTCCCCTCGAGATCCTCAACAAGCCCGGACGCCTCGACCCGGACGAGCTGGCGGTGATGCGCACCCACGCGGCGATCGGCCACGAGGTGCTGCGGGCGGGCGGCGAATGCGACCCGGTGACCCTCTCGGCGGTCCGCCATCACCACGAGATGCTCGACGGCTCCGGCTATCCGGACGGCCTCGTCGGCGATCAGATCGGCGACATGGTCCGCCTGCTCACCATCTGCGACATCTACGCCGCCCTCACCGAGCGCCGCCCCTACAAGTCCCCGATGCCGATGGCCGACGCGATGGCGATCCTCGCCGCCATGGACGGCAAGCTGGAGATGCGCCTGGTGGAATCCTTCGGCGACGCGATGGCGGCCGCGGTCTAA